One window of the Paraburkholderia sp. PGU19 genome contains the following:
- the phoU gene encoding phosphate signaling complex protein PhoU has translation MSDKHLSSQFDADLNAVSSKVLEMGGLVEAQIVAAMNALNEFDVGIADQVIAAEERLNQMEVEIDEECSNIIARRQPTARDLRLVMAISKTITNLERAGDEAEKIAKRTKRLSEDGASRTINIAEIKLSGDMAVSILRRALDAFARLDTVAAAQIVRDDKAIDEEFRAFVRKLISYMTEDPRLISVGLDFLFIAKAIERIGDHSKNIAEFIIYVVKGTDVRHMGRDALEREALS, from the coding sequence ATGTCCGACAAACACCTGTCCAGCCAGTTCGACGCCGATCTGAACGCCGTGTCTTCGAAGGTGCTCGAAATGGGCGGCCTCGTCGAGGCGCAGATCGTCGCTGCGATGAATGCGCTGAACGAATTCGATGTTGGCATCGCCGATCAGGTGATCGCCGCCGAAGAGCGTCTGAACCAGATGGAAGTCGAGATCGACGAAGAGTGCAGCAACATCATCGCGCGGCGTCAGCCGACGGCGCGCGACCTGCGCCTCGTGATGGCGATCTCGAAGACCATCACCAACCTCGAGCGCGCCGGCGACGAAGCCGAGAAGATCGCCAAGCGCACCAAGCGACTGTCCGAAGACGGCGCATCGCGCACGATCAACATCGCCGAGATCAAGCTGTCGGGCGATATGGCCGTGAGCATCCTGCGCCGCGCGCTCGATGCATTCGCGCGCCTCGACACGGTGGCCGCCGCGCAGATCGTGCGCGACGACAAGGCGATCGACGAGGAATTCCGCGCGTTCGTGCGCAAGCTGATTTCGTACATGACGGAAGATCCGCGCCTGATCTCCGTCGGGCTCGATTTCCTGTTCATCGCGAAGGCGATCGAGCGGATCGGCGATCACTCGAAGAACATCGCCGAGTTCATCATTTACGTGGTGAAGGGCACGGACGTGCGCCACATGGGCCGCGACGCGCTCGAACGCGAGGCGCTCAGCTGA
- the phoB gene encoding phosphate regulon transcriptional regulator PhoB produces the protein MPSSILVIEDEPAISELISVNLQHAGHCPIRAYNAEQAQNLISDVLPDLVLLDWMLPGKSGIAFARDLRNNERTKHIPIIMLTARGDEQDKVLGLEIGADDYVTKPFSPKELMARIKAVLRRRAPQLTEDVVAINGLKLDPATHRVAAHAEGSEIKLDLGPTEFRLLHFFMTHPERVHSRTQLLDQVWGDHVFVEERTVDVHIKRLRAALKPAGCDAMIETVRGSGYRLAKSA, from the coding sequence ATGCCCAGCAGTATTCTCGTTATCGAAGATGAACCCGCTATTTCCGAGCTGATCTCGGTCAACTTGCAACACGCGGGCCATTGTCCGATTCGTGCGTACAACGCCGAACAGGCGCAGAACCTGATCAGCGATGTGCTTCCCGATCTCGTGCTGCTCGACTGGATGCTGCCGGGCAAATCGGGTATTGCGTTCGCGCGCGACCTGCGCAACAACGAGCGCACCAAGCACATTCCGATCATCATGCTGACGGCGCGCGGCGACGAGCAGGACAAGGTGCTGGGCCTCGAAATCGGCGCCGACGACTACGTGACGAAGCCGTTCTCGCCGAAGGAACTGATGGCGCGCATCAAGGCGGTGCTGCGCCGCCGCGCGCCGCAGCTGACGGAAGACGTGGTTGCGATCAACGGGCTTAAGCTGGACCCGGCCACGCATCGCGTCGCGGCGCATGCGGAAGGCAGCGAGATCAAGCTCGATCTGGGTCCGACGGAATTCCGTCTGCTGCACTTCTTCATGACGCACCCGGAGCGTGTCCACAGCCGCACGCAATTGCTCGATCAGGTGTGGGGCGACCATGTGTTCGTCGAAGAGCGCACGGTCGACGTGCACATCAAGCGTCTGCGCGCCGCGCTCAAGCCGGCCGGCTGCGATGCGATGATCGAGACGGTGCGGGGCAGCGGGTATCGCCTGGCCAAGAGCGCATAA
- the phoR gene encoding phosphate regulon sensor histidine kinase PhoR: MNIIWARSLVSLVLLAVLCVAVAVFVSTKAALTLAVLALLAQGIFSTFHKQRLWRLLDAPVYGEVPSAPGIWGEIYYRLHKLAKRWHAQVRQVEQQHSRFIQAIQASPNGVAMLDDHDQIEWCNAISEEHFGLDAKRDLRQHITHLVRHPDFVRYLNSHHYEEMLIMRGMGDKRQNVISVQVFPYGENRKLVLSQDITELERTDAMRRDFVANVSHELKTPLTVLSGFLETMRELPLDESERVRYLDLMMQQAQRMQHIVSDLLVLATLEGDNKPPSSQMVDMRAVVRHLQDDAQSLSGGCHRISFDADEALTVTGVETEILSAFGNLVTNAIRYTPDGGSISVSWHAQSGQATFCVTDSGLGIPAADIPRLTERFYRVDRSRSRDTGGTGLGLAIVKHVLQRHDAQLEVKSEEGRGSVFTVRFPVARTARLQSTAA, encoded by the coding sequence ATGAACATCATCTGGGCGCGCTCCCTGGTATCGCTTGTGCTCCTCGCTGTGCTATGCGTGGCAGTCGCTGTTTTCGTCAGCACCAAGGCGGCGTTGACGCTCGCCGTGCTCGCGCTGCTCGCGCAAGGCATTTTCAGCACGTTTCACAAGCAGCGCTTGTGGCGTCTGCTCGACGCGCCTGTGTATGGCGAGGTGCCGAGCGCGCCGGGCATCTGGGGCGAAATCTACTACCGGCTGCACAAGCTCGCGAAGCGCTGGCACGCGCAGGTGCGCCAGGTCGAGCAGCAGCACTCGCGCTTCATTCAGGCGATCCAGGCGTCGCCGAACGGTGTTGCGATGCTCGACGATCACGATCAGATCGAGTGGTGCAACGCGATCTCCGAAGAGCACTTCGGCCTCGATGCGAAACGCGATCTGCGCCAGCACATCACGCATCTCGTGCGTCATCCCGACTTCGTCCGCTACCTGAACTCGCATCACTATGAAGAGATGCTGATCATGCGCGGGATGGGCGACAAGCGGCAGAACGTGATTTCCGTGCAGGTGTTTCCGTACGGCGAGAATCGCAAGCTGGTGTTGTCGCAGGACATTACGGAGCTCGAACGCACCGACGCGATGCGCCGCGATTTTGTCGCGAATGTATCGCACGAGCTTAAGACGCCGTTGACCGTGTTGTCCGGTTTCCTCGAAACGATGCGTGAGTTGCCGCTCGACGAGAGCGAGCGCGTGCGGTATCTGGATCTGATGATGCAGCAGGCGCAGCGGATGCAGCATATCGTCAGTGATTTGCTGGTGCTCGCGACGTTGGAAGGCGATAACAAGCCGCCGAGCAGCCAGATGGTCGATATGCGTGCAGTGGTGCGGCATTTGCAGGACGATGCGCAGAGTCTTTCTGGCGGATGTCACCGGATTTCGTTCGATGCCGACGAGGCGCTTACTGTGACGGGCGTCGAGACTGAGATACTCAGCGCGTTTGGCAATCTCGTTACGAATGCGATTCGGTATACGCCTGACGGCGGGTCGATTAGTGTGAGCTGGCATGCTCAGAGTGGGCAGGCCACGTTTTGTGTGACCGATAGCGGGCTCGGGATTCCTGCTGCGGATATTCCACGGTTGACTGAGCGGTTTTATCGCGTTGATCGGAGTCGGTCCAGGGATACCGGGGGCACCGGGCTTGGGCTGGCTATCGTCAAGCATGTGCTGCAGCGGCATGATGCGCAGCTCGAGGTTAAGAGCGAGGAAGGGCGGGGGAGTGTGTTCACCGTGCGGTTTCCTGTGGCGCGGACTGCGCGGTTGCAGTCGACTGCGGCGTAA
- a CDS encoding ESPR-type extended signal peptide-containing protein encodes MNKTYRNVWCAKTGTFIAAAETARAKGKSARSGMRALTCATLLTLGGVAGAAHAGALDGGSTLGGIAADIAYGSGAQTTNAAGGKAAVAIGQNASANNLSGATPNVDGTVAVGDSASATDGGVAVGGASYAGSMSTAVGAGATAATANSVALGANSVANSTTLGTAGFAPVGGTAISAATAAGEVSIGQAGAERRITNVAAGLNPTDAVNLSQLMSVDAKVNNITNGGAGIKYFHTNSTAPDSLASGNGSVAVGPSAQASNGFTIAIGSGATASGGSSQAFGLNAQSSGSLSTAIGPGANAAGLYATAIGYNTSAAQQNTFVMGAKSTASASDAIAIGTQSKSDANSDSAISIGRLSRSLNATNALAIGNQATAAAANVVALGFNATATASNSVALGANSTTTANLGAAGYNPGSGTLSGTASAANGEVSVGSAGKERRVTNVAAVSAATDAVNVSQLQSEAAKVNAQGAATAAALGGGSTYNSTTGAITNPTHVVGGSTINNVAGAISNIDARTTQNASSITNIDARTTQNSSDITNLTTAINSGELGLVQQDDTTRNITVAKATDGTIVDFTGTAGARKLTGVLAGDVSASSADAVNGSQLYSLANSTASAIGGGSTVNSDGSISAPSYVIGGTTMNSIAGAITNIDARTTQNSNDITTIDARTTQNSNDITTIDARTTQIASDVTNLDARTTQMSSDITNLTTAINSGELGLVQQDDTTRNITVAKTTDGTIVDFAGTAGARKLTGVLAGNVSASSVDAVNGSQLFNLASSTASAIGGGSTVNSDGSISAPSYVIGGATVNSIGGAVTNIDARTTQLANDVTNLTTSINNGEFGLVQQDATTRNITVAKTTDGTIVDFAGTAGARKLTGVLAGDVSASSVDAVNGSQLYSLANSTANAIGGGSTVNSDGSISAPSYVIGGTTMNGIAGAITSIDARTTQNASDISSINTALSDITGGGMGIKYFHTNSMLADSQAMGSESVAIGGAAVATAANSVALGSNSVANRANSVSVGSAGAERQITNVAAGTADTDAVNVAQLKATGLVGTDGAAKAAVTYDSNADDSVSYSSVTMGSGMPNMTPSQPGNTVVAAGAGSYKSGAALGVGATYRSRNSKWLVNGAVSVTSTGDAGVRAQVGYEF; translated from the coding sequence ATGAACAAGACTTACCGAAACGTTTGGTGCGCAAAGACGGGTACGTTTATCGCCGCAGCCGAAACCGCCAGGGCCAAGGGCAAATCGGCCCGCAGCGGCATGCGTGCGCTGACCTGCGCAACGCTGCTGACGCTCGGCGGCGTGGCGGGTGCGGCGCACGCAGGGGCGCTGGACGGTGGCTCGACGCTCGGCGGAATCGCTGCTGACATCGCGTACGGCAGCGGCGCTCAAACGACGAACGCCGCAGGCGGCAAGGCGGCCGTGGCGATTGGCCAAAACGCTTCTGCAAACAATCTCTCCGGCGCAACGCCGAACGTTGACGGAACGGTCGCCGTGGGTGACTCGGCCAGCGCGACGGACGGCGGCGTTGCCGTGGGCGGGGCGAGCTACGCAGGCTCGATGTCGACGGCGGTAGGCGCCGGCGCGACGGCGGCGACGGCTAATTCGGTGGCGCTGGGCGCGAACTCGGTGGCGAACTCGACCACGCTCGGTACGGCTGGTTTTGCGCCCGTTGGCGGCACGGCAATTTCGGCAGCGACAGCAGCGGGGGAAGTGTCGATTGGTCAGGCGGGCGCCGAGCGTCGCATTACGAACGTGGCTGCAGGTCTGAATCCGACCGATGCTGTGAACCTGAGCCAGCTGATGTCGGTAGATGCGAAGGTCAACAATATCACCAACGGTGGCGCTGGCATCAAATACTTCCACACGAATTCGACGGCGCCGGACTCGCTGGCATCGGGAAATGGTTCGGTCGCAGTCGGACCGTCCGCGCAGGCGTCGAATGGATTTACCATTGCGATCGGAAGCGGTGCGACGGCAAGCGGCGGCAGTTCGCAAGCATTCGGACTAAATGCGCAATCGTCCGGTTCATTGTCAACAGCAATTGGCCCCGGTGCAAACGCCGCGGGTCTGTATGCTACTGCTATCGGCTACAACACGAGCGCTGCGCAACAAAACACGTTCGTTATGGGAGCAAAGTCGACCGCCTCCGCTTCTGACGCCATCGCGATCGGCACCCAGTCGAAATCTGACGCAAACTCAGACTCTGCGATATCGATTGGGCGATTGAGCCGGTCTTTGAATGCCACAAATGCTCTGGCGATTGGCAACCAAGCCACGGCAGCGGCTGCCAACGTGGTCGCTCTGGGCTTTAACGCGACCGCAACGGCATCCAACTCGGTAGCACTGGGCGCGAATTCGACCACGACGGCGAATCTGGGCGCAGCCGGATACAACCCCGGCTCGGGCACGCTGTCGGGCACGGCGTCGGCGGCCAACGGCGAAGTGTCGGTCGGTTCGGCGGGCAAGGAACGGCGCGTCACAAACGTGGCGGCCGTTTCCGCAGCGACGGACGCGGTGAACGTGAGCCAGTTGCAGTCAGAAGCTGCGAAGGTCAACGCACAGGGCGCGGCGACAGCGGCAGCGCTAGGCGGCGGCTCGACCTACAACTCGACAACGGGTGCGATCACGAACCCGACGCATGTAGTGGGTGGAAGCACCATCAACAACGTGGCTGGCGCGATCAGCAACATCGACGCACGCACCACACAGAACGCGAGCAGTATCACCAATATCGACGCGCGCACTACGCAGAATTCGAGTGATATCACCAACCTGACCACGGCGATCAACAGCGGCGAACTCGGCCTCGTCCAACAGGACGATACGACCCGCAACATCACCGTCGCGAAGGCCACGGACGGCACGATCGTCGACTTCACCGGCACTGCCGGCGCACGCAAGCTGACGGGCGTGCTCGCTGGCGACGTAAGCGCATCGAGCGCCGATGCAGTCAACGGCTCGCAGCTTTACAGCCTGGCGAACTCGACGGCCAGCGCGATCGGCGGCGGCTCGACCGTCAACAGCGACGGCTCGATCTCAGCACCCAGCTACGTGATCGGCGGCACGACGATGAACAGCATCGCCGGCGCGATCACCAACATCGATGCGCGTACCACGCAGAACTCGAACGACATCACCACCATTGATGCGCGCACCACGCAGAACTCGAACGACATCACCACCATCGATGCGCGCACCACGCAAATCGCCAGCGACGTCACCAATCTCGACGCCCGCACCACGCAAATGTCGAGCGATATCACCAACTTGACCACGGCGATCAACAGCGGCGAACTCGGCCTCGTCCAACAGGACGACACGACCCGCAACATCACTGTCGCGAAAACCACCGACGGCACGATCGTCGACTTCGCCGGCACGGCTGGCGCGCGCAAGCTGACGGGCGTACTCGCTGGCAATGTGAGCGCATCGAGCGTCGACGCAGTCAACGGCTCGCAACTCTTCAACCTTGCGAGTTCGACGGCTAGCGCGATCGGCGGCGGCTCGACGGTCAACAGCGACGGCTCGATCTCGGCACCGAGCTACGTGATCGGCGGCGCGACGGTCAACAGCATCGGCGGCGCAGTCACCAATATCGATGCGCGCACCACGCAACTGGCGAACGATGTCACCAACCTGACGACGTCGATCAACAACGGCGAATTCGGCCTCGTTCAGCAAGACGCAACGACTCGCAACATCACGGTCGCAAAGACCACCGACGGCACGATCGTCGACTTCGCCGGCACAGCGGGCGCGCGCAAACTGACGGGCGTACTCGCTGGCGACGTGAGCGCATCGAGCGTCGACGCCGTCAACGGCTCGCAGCTTTACAGCCTGGCGAACTCGACGGCAAACGCGATCGGCGGCGGCTCGACGGTCAATAGCGACGGCTCGATCTCGGCACCGAGCTATGTGATCGGCGGCACGACGATGAACGGCATCGCCGGCGCAATCACCAGTATCGACGCCCGCACCACGCAGAACGCGTCGGACATCAGCAGCATCAACACCGCGTTGAGCGACATCACCGGCGGCGGAATGGGCATCAAGTACTTCCACACGAACTCGATGCTGGCGGACTCGCAGGCGATGGGTAGCGAATCGGTGGCGATCGGCGGCGCTGCCGTGGCAACGGCCGCCAACTCGGTCGCACTCGGCTCGAACTCGGTTGCTAACCGTGCAAACTCGGTTTCCGTAGGCTCGGCAGGCGCCGAACGGCAGATCACGAACGTGGCGGCGGGTACGGCCGATACGGATGCCGTCAACGTCGCACAACTGAAGGCGACGGGTCTCGTCGGCACGGACGGTGCGGCGAAAGCGGCCGTCACCTACGACAGCAACGCAGACGATTCCGTCAGCTACAGCAGCGTGACGATGGGCAGCGGCATGCCGAACATGACGCCTTCGCAGCCAGGCAACACGGTTGTCGCCGCAGGTGCCGGCTCGTATAAGAGCGGCGCGGCGCTGGGTGTCGGCGCGACCTATCGCTCGCGGAATAGCAAGTGGCTGGTCAATGGCGCAGTGTCGGTGACGTCGACGGGCGATGCAGGGGTTCGCGCTCAGGTTGGGTATGAGTTCTGA
- the ppk1 gene encoding polyphosphate kinase 1: MSNRYPLLNRELGILGFNERVLAQAADPAVPLLERLRFICITSSNLDEFFEVRMAGLQEQMRDNPGALSPDGMSLQHCYDLVVERAQKLVHRQYTMLQDTVLPALEDEGIYFHGTEAWNEAQTQWARDYFVNELLPVLTPIGLDPAHPFPRVLNKSLNFVVELEGKDAFGRQAVMGIVQAPRALPRLVRMPQDLSGYPHGFVLLSSLLQRFVGELFPNLAVRSCNQFRITRNSELFVDEDEITNLRVALQGELPARHLGNAVRLEMSAGTPAHLMRRLLDESGLSQKDCYFVDGPVNLVRLMQLPEMVDRPDLKFVPHIPATPPQIANSTSLFDVIDQGDVLLHHPYESFQPVLELLLQAAKDPNVVAIKQTIYRTGTDSPLMDALMQAARNGKEVTVVVELLARFDEETNINWASQLEAVGAHVVYGVVGHKCHAKMMLIVRRVSEGGKSILKRYAHLGTGNYHPRTARLYTDFGLMTADQKICEDVHHVFQQLTGIGGELPLHEFWQSPFTLHPRIVDAIRAEAEHARAGKRARIVAKMNALLEPTVIAELYEASQAGVKIDLIVRGVCALQPGVEGLSENITVRSIVGRFLEHHRIFYFHDNGREQVYLSSADWMDRNFFRRVEVAFPINNRRLKRRVIAEGLSAFLGDNQAAWLMQSDGHYRRRRPGKSSRNAQMSLLTKFCS; the protein is encoded by the coding sequence ATGTCCAACCGCTATCCTCTTCTGAACCGCGAGCTGGGCATTCTGGGGTTCAACGAACGCGTGCTCGCACAGGCCGCTGACCCTGCTGTTCCGCTACTCGAACGCTTACGCTTCATCTGCATCACGAGCAGCAATCTCGACGAATTCTTCGAAGTCCGCATGGCCGGTCTTCAGGAACAGATGCGCGACAACCCCGGCGCGCTGTCGCCCGATGGCATGTCGCTGCAGCATTGCTACGATCTCGTCGTCGAACGCGCGCAGAAGCTCGTGCATCGACAGTACACGATGCTGCAGGACACCGTGCTGCCCGCGCTGGAAGACGAAGGCATCTATTTTCACGGCACGGAAGCGTGGAACGAGGCGCAGACGCAATGGGCGCGCGACTACTTCGTCAATGAACTGCTGCCCGTCCTGACGCCGATCGGCCTCGACCCCGCGCATCCGTTCCCGCGCGTGCTGAACAAGAGCCTGAACTTCGTCGTCGAACTGGAAGGCAAGGATGCGTTCGGCCGTCAGGCCGTGATGGGCATCGTGCAGGCGCCGCGCGCACTGCCGCGTCTCGTGCGCATGCCGCAGGACCTGTCCGGCTATCCGCATGGCTTCGTCCTGCTCAGTTCGCTGCTGCAACGGTTTGTCGGTGAGCTGTTTCCGAATCTCGCCGTGCGCAGTTGCAACCAGTTCCGCATCACGCGCAACAGCGAGCTGTTCGTCGACGAAGACGAAATCACGAACCTGCGCGTCGCGCTGCAGGGCGAACTGCCCGCGCGGCATCTCGGCAATGCGGTGCGGCTCGAGATGTCGGCGGGAACGCCCGCGCATCTGATGCGGCGCCTGCTCGACGAAAGCGGTCTGTCGCAGAAGGATTGCTACTTCGTCGATGGCCCGGTGAACCTCGTGCGGCTGATGCAGTTGCCTGAGATGGTCGACCGGCCCGATCTGAAGTTCGTTCCGCACATTCCCGCGACGCCGCCGCAGATCGCCAACAGCACGAGTCTGTTCGACGTGATCGATCAGGGCGACGTGCTGCTGCATCATCCGTACGAGAGTTTTCAACCGGTGCTCGAATTGCTGCTGCAGGCGGCGAAGGATCCGAACGTCGTTGCGATCAAGCAGACCATTTATCGCACGGGCACCGATTCGCCGCTGATGGACGCGCTGATGCAGGCCGCGCGCAACGGCAAGGAAGTGACGGTCGTCGTCGAACTGCTCGCGCGCTTCGACGAAGAGACGAACATCAACTGGGCGTCGCAACTGGAAGCCGTCGGCGCGCATGTCGTGTACGGCGTGGTCGGCCACAAGTGCCACGCCAAGATGATGCTGATCGTGCGCCGCGTGTCGGAAGGCGGTAAATCGATCCTGAAGCGCTACGCGCACTTGGGCACGGGTAACTATCATCCGCGCACGGCCCGCCTTTATACCGACTTCGGCCTGATGACGGCCGACCAGAAGATCTGCGAAGACGTGCATCACGTGTTCCAGCAATTGACGGGGATCGGCGGCGAGTTGCCGTTGCACGAGTTTTGGCAGTCGCCGTTCACGTTGCATCCGCGGATCGTCGACGCGATTCGTGCGGAGGCAGAGCATGCGCGTGCGGGCAAGCGCGCGCGGATCGTCGCGAAGATGAATGCTCTGCTCGAACCGACCGTTATTGCGGAACTGTACGAGGCGTCGCAGGCGGGCGTGAAGATCGATCTGATCGTGCGCGGCGTGTGCGCGTTGCAGCCGGGCGTCGAGGGGCTGTCGGAGAACATTACCGTGCGCTCGATCGTCGGGCGGTTCCTCGAGCATCACCGCATCTTCTATTTCCATGACAACGGCCGCGAGCAGGTTTATCTGTCGAGCGCGGACTGGATGGATCGCAATTTCTTCCGCCGCGTCGAAGTCGCGTTTCCGATCAACAACCGGCGGTTGAAGCGCCGCGTGATTGCGGAAGGACTGTCGGCGTTTCTCGGTGACAACCAGGCCGCGTGGCTGATGCAGAGCGATGGGCACTATCGCCGGCGCAGGCCGGGGAAATCGTCGCGCAATGCGCAGATGAGCTTGCTGACGAAGTTCTGCTCCTAA
- the ppx gene encoding exopolyphosphatase: MVNTPPLLAAVDLGSNSFRLIVGRVEETEAGSQIYQVDALREPVRLGAGLSREKMLDRASQERGWDALKRFGERLRDFHPDHVRAVATNTLRVAKNAQEFLGEAEAALGFPIEVIAGREEARLIYAGAAHSVPASAGKRLVVDIGGGSTEFIIGSHYTPIRMESLYIGCVSHSRQFFPAGNVDEYTMRQAELAASREIQIISADYRAEGWDQGIGSSGTARALAELVEANGFNDPGITHGISRGGLERLKRALIKAENVNRLKLVALKPDRVPVLAGGLSIMIAVFDELGVEYVDTTDGALRLGVLYDLLGRSQHQDMRTVTVEGFMRRYGVDREQAARIGELAVRFYDQFEEPDAEVREENRMFLGWAAALHEIGLSISHSAYHKHSAYIASNADMPGFSRTDQARLAALVVGHAGKLGKLAQTRDIEWNLLFCLRLAALFCRRRADTGLPEITVAEANGGYEVRLPQSWVANNPLTDYSLIQEAAEWEKIRTPYRVVYTED; the protein is encoded by the coding sequence ATGGTCAATACTCCGCCACTCCTTGCCGCCGTCGATCTCGGCTCGAACAGTTTCCGTCTGATCGTTGGTCGCGTCGAGGAAACCGAGGCGGGCAGCCAGATCTACCAGGTCGACGCGCTGCGCGAACCCGTGCGGCTCGGCGCGGGCCTGTCGCGCGAAAAAATGCTCGACCGTGCTTCGCAGGAACGGGGTTGGGATGCGCTGAAACGCTTCGGCGAACGTCTGCGCGATTTCCATCCCGATCATGTGCGCGCGGTCGCCACCAACACGCTGCGCGTCGCGAAGAACGCCCAGGAATTTCTCGGCGAAGCGGAAGCGGCGCTCGGCTTCCCGATCGAAGTGATCGCGGGCCGCGAAGAAGCGCGCCTTATTTATGCCGGCGCCGCGCATTCGGTCCCGGCGAGCGCGGGCAAGCGGCTCGTCGTCGATATCGGCGGTGGCTCGACGGAGTTCATCATCGGCTCGCACTACACGCCGATTCGAATGGAAAGCCTGTATATCGGCTGCGTGAGTCACAGCCGCCAGTTCTTTCCGGCGGGCAATGTCGACGAATACACGATGCGCCAGGCCGAACTCGCGGCTTCGCGCGAAATCCAGATCATTTCGGCCGACTACAGGGCCGAGGGTTGGGACCAGGGCATCGGCTCGTCGGGCACGGCGCGCGCGCTGGCCGAACTGGTGGAAGCGAACGGCTTCAATGATCCAGGCATCACGCACGGTATTTCGCGCGGTGGCCTCGAGCGTTTGAAGCGTGCGCTGATCAAGGCGGAGAACGTCAACCGGCTGAAGCTCGTGGCGCTGAAACCGGACCGTGTGCCCGTGCTGGCGGGCGGCCTGTCGATCATGATCGCCGTGTTCGACGAACTCGGCGTCGAATACGTCGACACGACGGACGGCGCGCTTCGGCTTGGCGTGCTGTATGACCTGCTGGGACGTTCGCAGCATCAGGACATGCGTACGGTCACGGTTGAAGGCTTCATGCGGCGCTATGGCGTGGATCGCGAGCAGGCGGCGCGTATTGGCGAACTCGCGGTGCGGTTCTATGACCAGTTCGAAGAACCTGATGCCGAGGTGCGCGAAGAGAACCGCATGTTCCTGGGCTGGGCGGCGGCGTTGCATGAGATCGGGCTGTCGATTTCGCACAGTGCGTATCACAAGCATTCGGCTTATATCGCGAGCAATGCGGATATGCCGGGTTTTTCGCGTACCGATCAGGCGCGGCTTGCGGCGCTCGTCGTGGGGCATGCCGGTAAGCTCGGCAAGCTTGCGCAGACGCGGGATATCGAGTGGAATTTGCTGTTCTGTCTGCGGCTTGCGGCGCTGTTTTGCAGGCGGCGTGCGGATACTGGGTTGCCTGAGATTACTGTCGCTGAGGCGAATGGCGGGTATGAAGTGCGACTGCCTCAGTCGTGGGTTGCGAATAACCCGCTGACGGACTACAGCCTCATTCAGGAGGCGGCTGAGTGGGAGAAGATTCGGACGCCGTATCGCGTGGTGTACACGGAGGATTGA
- a CDS encoding GNAT family N-acyltransferase → MRELPTPTLPFASILEPRRRLPRTEETVTAQHRLQVSWARTDEELREAQRLRYRVFAEEMGARLSGPAGLDVDAFDAYCDHLIVRDLDTLKVVGTYRVLPPHQAARIGRLYAESEFDVSRLTHLRSKMVEVGRSCVHADYRSGSVIMSLWAGLGSYMQHNGYETMLGCASVAMADGGHYAANLYASLQDDALTTPEYRAFPHTPLPVDELKTGAKVAPPPLIKGYLRLGAKICGAPAWDPDFNTADYLTLFRLSEINARYARHFLGDALPR, encoded by the coding sequence ATGCGAGAACTGCCGACGCCTACCCTGCCCTTCGCATCGATCCTCGAGCCGCGTCGCCGTCTGCCGCGCACGGAAGAAACGGTCACCGCCCAGCATCGTCTGCAAGTGTCGTGGGCGCGCACCGACGAGGAGCTTCGTGAAGCGCAGCGTCTGCGTTACCGCGTCTTCGCCGAGGAAATGGGCGCGCGCCTGTCCGGCCCGGCCGGCCTCGACGTCGATGCGTTCGACGCTTATTGCGATCACCTGATCGTTCGCGATCTGGACACGCTCAAGGTGGTCGGCACGTATCGCGTGCTGCCGCCGCACCAGGCAGCGCGTATCGGCCGGCTGTATGCCGAGAGCGAATTCGATGTGTCGCGGCTCACGCATCTGCGCTCGAAGATGGTCGAGGTGGGGCGCTCGTGTGTGCATGCTGACTATCGCAGCGGGTCGGTGATCATGTCGTTGTGGGCCGGTCTTGGCTCTTATATGCAGCACAACGGGTATGAGACCATGCTCGGCTGCGCGAGTGTCGCGATGGCGGATGGCGGCCACTACGCGGCCAACCTGTATGCGTCGCTGCAGGACGATGCGCTGACCACGCCTGAGTATCGCGCGTTTCCGCATACGCCCCTCCCCGTCGATGAGCTGAAGACTGGCGCGAAGGTCGCGCCGCCGCCGCTCATTAAGGGTTATCTGCGGCTTGGCGCGAAGATTTGCGGGGCGCCGGCGTGGGATCCTGATTTCAACACCGCTGACTATCTGACATTGTTCCGGCTCTCGGAAATCAATGCGCGGTATGCGCGGCACTTTCTTGGGGACGCGTTGCCGAGGTAA